The Quadrisphaera sp. DSM 44207 genome window below encodes:
- a CDS encoding DEAD/DEAH box helicase, with the protein MAQRRGTPATTGVGDDGDVLERFSAPTRDWFRGAFAAPTAAQEGAWRAISAGDHALVVAPTGSGKTLSAFLWALDRIATSPVPEDLQRRCRVVYVSPLKALATDVERNLRAPLTGMRHAAQRLGLPLPEVSVALRSGDTPAQERRAFTRTPPDVLITTPESLFLLLTSAAREVLAGVETVVVDEVHAVAGTKRGAHLALTLERLDALLPVPAQRIGLSATVRPVEEVARFLAGARPVGTAVPGGDAAGGAVAGDGGGRPVTVVQPPSTKVVELEVVVPVPDMGELGQRTEDLTGLAAGAEPRASIWPAVEERVVDLVASHRSTLVFANSRRLAERLTTRLNEIWAERAAAEQAAEQGVEQGAEEAGPDEDGGVAVGAAAAQTPSRPPAQVMAQAGRGGAAPAVLARAHHGSVSREQRSLIEDDLKSGRLPAVVATSSLELGIDMGAVDLVVQVESPPSVASGLQRVGRAGHQVGAVSHGVVFPKYRGDLVQTAVVTERMRAGAIEALRVPSSPLDVLAQQVVAMTAMEDWPVDDLERVVRRAAPFAGLTRGVLEAVLDMLSGRYPSEEFAELRPRIVWDRVAGTLSGRPGAQRLAVTSGGTIPDRGLYGVFLATGEGPGRRVGELDEEMVYESRVGDVFTLGTSTWRIEDITADQVLVSPAPGLPGKLPFWHGEALGRPAELGRAVGAFVREVGALDDERARARAREAGLDEWAADNLLAYLREQQEATGHLPDDRTIVIERFRDELGDWRVVVHSPFGAQLHAPWALAVGARLRERFGVDVQAMSADDGLVLRLPDLDLLSGLGDDLGASLTGAGGGSGRSEAPDVLEAVLVEPEDVETLVTAELGGSALFASRFRECAARSLLLPRRRPDRRTPLWQQRQRAAQLLEVASRYPSFPVVLETVRECLQDVFDVPALADLMRSLRSGAVRVVQVTTEQASPFARGLLFGYVAQFLYEGDTPLAEKRAAALSLDPTLLAELLGRGDGASLADLLDAEALARTQAELQRLAEDRRCRDAEDVADLLRVLGPLGTAEVAARSRADEPEAARWLAELEASRRVIAVRIAGEARWAVVEDAGRLRDALGVPLPVGVPEAFTAPLPDPVADLVARYARTHVPFTAAVVAARLGTGVAVVTDALRRLERSGRLVSGDLLPPEVRASLDGAVPGTPGSVPDWCDAEVLRLLRRRSLAALRADVEPVPPRDLALFLPGWQGVGSRLRGADGVLRVVEQLAGAVLPASAIESLVLPVRVERYAPALLDELTASGEVLWRGHGALPGDDGWVSLHLADSAAVTLAPPEDDLELTDAHARVLEALSGGGAYFFRALSDAVGSTVPREREAPPDAALADLLWDLVWAGHLTNDTLAPLRARLAGGRTAHRAPRAAPRARYGRLRPGRPGRPGAGALPARSGPPTAAGRWSLLPQAEPDATVRAAATAEVLLDRHGVLTRGAVAAERLPGGFAAVYRVLAAMEEAGRVRRGYFVEGLGASQFASTGAVDRLRAAARPLSAVGAGQWQPSDHRGAGGAEADRPRTVVLAAADPANPYGAALPWPEREAVPGREGAVPRKREVPPGAGHRPGRKAGALVVLLDGDLVLYVERGGRTLLSFTEDPQALQAGADALALAVRDGALGRLTVQRADGEGVLAPGGSALGAALEAAGFTATPRGLRVRA; encoded by the coding sequence ATGGCCCAGCGGCGTGGCACCCCCGCCACCACCGGCGTCGGTGACGACGGCGACGTCCTCGAGCGCTTCTCCGCGCCCACCCGCGACTGGTTCCGCGGCGCCTTCGCCGCGCCCACCGCGGCGCAGGAGGGCGCGTGGCGGGCCATCAGCGCCGGGGACCACGCGCTCGTCGTCGCCCCGACCGGCTCCGGCAAGACGCTGTCGGCCTTCCTGTGGGCCCTGGACCGGATCGCGACGTCCCCCGTTCCGGAGGACCTCCAGCGCCGCTGCCGCGTCGTCTACGTCTCGCCGCTGAAGGCGCTGGCCACCGACGTCGAGCGCAACCTGCGCGCGCCGCTGACCGGCATGCGCCACGCGGCGCAGCGCCTGGGGCTGCCGCTGCCGGAGGTGTCCGTGGCGCTGCGCTCCGGGGACACGCCGGCCCAGGAGCGCCGCGCCTTCACGCGCACGCCGCCGGACGTGCTCATCACCACCCCGGAGTCGCTGTTCCTGCTGCTGACCTCCGCAGCGCGCGAGGTGCTGGCGGGGGTCGAGACGGTCGTCGTCGACGAGGTGCACGCGGTGGCGGGCACCAAGCGCGGCGCGCACCTGGCGCTGACCCTCGAGCGCCTCGACGCGCTCCTGCCGGTGCCCGCCCAGCGGATCGGGCTGTCCGCGACCGTGCGCCCGGTGGAGGAGGTCGCGCGCTTCCTCGCCGGGGCGCGCCCCGTCGGCACCGCGGTCCCCGGCGGGGACGCGGCGGGCGGCGCGGTCGCCGGGGACGGCGGCGGGCGCCCCGTCACCGTGGTGCAGCCGCCCTCGACCAAGGTGGTCGAGCTCGAGGTCGTCGTCCCCGTGCCCGACATGGGCGAGCTCGGCCAGCGCACCGAGGACCTCACGGGGCTGGCGGCCGGGGCCGAGCCGCGCGCGTCGATCTGGCCGGCGGTCGAGGAGCGCGTGGTCGACCTCGTGGCCTCGCACCGCTCCACGCTCGTCTTCGCCAACAGCCGCCGCCTGGCGGAGCGGCTGACGACCCGGCTGAACGAGATCTGGGCCGAGCGCGCCGCGGCCGAGCAGGCGGCGGAGCAGGGCGTGGAGCAGGGTGCGGAGGAGGCGGGGCCGGACGAGGACGGCGGGGTGGCCGTGGGCGCCGCTGCCGCGCAGACCCCGTCCCGGCCGCCGGCGCAGGTGATGGCCCAGGCGGGGCGGGGCGGCGCGGCCCCGGCCGTGCTGGCCCGCGCCCACCACGGGTCGGTCAGCCGCGAGCAGCGCAGCCTCATCGAGGACGACCTGAAGTCCGGGCGGCTGCCGGCGGTGGTGGCCACCTCCAGCCTGGAGCTGGGCATCGACATGGGCGCGGTCGACCTGGTGGTGCAGGTGGAGTCCCCGCCCAGCGTCGCCAGCGGCCTGCAGCGGGTCGGGCGCGCCGGGCACCAGGTCGGCGCCGTCAGCCACGGCGTGGTCTTCCCCAAGTACCGCGGCGACCTCGTGCAGACCGCCGTGGTCACCGAGCGGATGCGCGCCGGGGCGATCGAGGCGCTGCGCGTGCCGTCGTCCCCCCTCGACGTCCTCGCCCAGCAGGTCGTGGCCATGACGGCGATGGAGGACTGGCCGGTCGACGACCTCGAGCGCGTGGTGCGGCGCGCGGCGCCCTTCGCGGGCCTGACGCGGGGGGTGCTCGAGGCCGTCCTCGACATGCTCTCCGGGCGCTACCCCAGCGAGGAGTTCGCCGAGCTGCGCCCCCGGATCGTGTGGGACCGCGTCGCCGGCACCCTCTCCGGTCGCCCCGGCGCCCAGCGGCTGGCGGTGACCAGCGGCGGCACGATCCCCGACCGCGGCCTGTACGGGGTCTTCCTCGCCACGGGCGAGGGGCCGGGGCGGCGCGTCGGCGAGCTCGACGAGGAGATGGTCTACGAGTCGCGCGTGGGCGACGTGTTCACGCTCGGCACGAGCACGTGGCGCATCGAGGACATCACGGCCGACCAGGTGCTCGTCTCCCCCGCTCCCGGCCTGCCCGGCAAGCTGCCCTTCTGGCACGGCGAGGCCCTCGGGCGCCCCGCCGAGCTCGGTCGGGCCGTCGGCGCGTTCGTGCGGGAGGTCGGCGCGCTGGACGACGAGCGGGCGCGGGCCCGCGCGCGCGAGGCCGGGCTCGACGAGTGGGCGGCGGACAACCTCCTCGCGTACCTGCGCGAGCAGCAGGAGGCCACCGGCCACCTGCCCGACGACCGCACGATCGTCATCGAGCGCTTCCGCGACGAGCTCGGCGACTGGCGCGTCGTGGTGCACTCCCCCTTCGGCGCCCAGCTGCACGCGCCGTGGGCGCTGGCGGTGGGGGCGCGGCTGCGCGAGCGCTTCGGCGTCGACGTGCAGGCGATGTCCGCCGACGACGGCCTCGTGCTGCGCCTGCCGGACCTCGACCTGCTCAGCGGGCTCGGCGACGACCTCGGGGCCAGCCTGACCGGGGCGGGCGGCGGCTCCGGGCGCAGCGAGGCGCCCGACGTGCTCGAGGCCGTGCTCGTGGAGCCGGAGGACGTCGAGACCCTCGTGACCGCGGAGCTGGGCGGCTCCGCGCTGTTCGCCTCCCGCTTCCGCGAGTGCGCGGCCCGCTCCCTGCTCCTGCCGCGGCGCCGCCCGGACCGCCGCACCCCGCTGTGGCAGCAGCGCCAGCGCGCCGCGCAGCTGCTGGAGGTCGCCAGCCGCTACCCCTCGTTCCCCGTCGTGCTGGAGACGGTGCGCGAGTGCCTGCAGGACGTCTTCGACGTGCCGGCGCTGGCCGACCTCATGCGCTCCCTGCGCTCCGGCGCCGTGCGCGTGGTGCAGGTGACGACCGAGCAGGCCTCCCCCTTCGCGCGCGGGCTGCTGTTCGGCTACGTCGCGCAGTTCCTCTACGAGGGCGACACCCCGCTGGCGGAGAAGCGGGCCGCCGCCCTCTCCCTCGACCCCACCCTGCTGGCCGAGCTCCTCGGGCGCGGCGACGGCGCCTCCCTGGCCGACCTCCTCGACGCCGAGGCGCTGGCGCGCACGCAGGCGGAGCTGCAGCGCCTGGCCGAGGACCGCCGCTGCCGCGACGCCGAGGACGTCGCCGACCTGCTGCGCGTGCTCGGGCCGCTGGGCACCGCGGAGGTGGCGGCCCGCTCGCGCGCCGACGAGCCGGAGGCGGCGCGCTGGCTCGCCGAGCTGGAGGCCTCCCGCCGCGTGATCGCCGTGCGGATCGCGGGCGAGGCGCGGTGGGCGGTGGTCGAGGACGCCGGGCGCCTGCGCGACGCCCTCGGGGTGCCGCTGCCGGTCGGCGTCCCCGAGGCGTTCACCGCCCCGCTGCCCGACCCGGTCGCCGACCTCGTCGCCCGCTACGCGCGCACGCACGTGCCGTTCACGGCGGCGGTGGTGGCCGCACGGCTCGGCACGGGCGTGGCCGTCGTCACCGACGCCCTGCGCCGCCTGGAGCGCTCCGGGCGCCTGGTCTCCGGCGACCTGCTGCCGCCCGAGGTGCGCGCGTCGCTGGACGGCGCGGTGCCCGGCACGCCCGGCTCGGTACCGGACTGGTGCGACGCGGAGGTGCTCCGCCTGCTGCGGCGGCGCTCGCTGGCCGCGCTGCGCGCCGACGTCGAGCCGGTGCCGCCGCGCGACCTGGCCCTGTTCCTGCCCGGCTGGCAGGGCGTCGGCTCCCGGCTGCGCGGAGCGGATGGCGTGCTGCGCGTCGTGGAGCAGCTGGCGGGCGCGGTGCTGCCCGCCAGCGCGATCGAGTCCCTCGTGCTGCCGGTGCGCGTCGAGCGCTACGCGCCCGCGCTGCTCGACGAGCTGACCGCCTCCGGAGAGGTGCTCTGGCGCGGGCACGGCGCGCTGCCCGGCGACGACGGCTGGGTCTCCCTGCACCTGGCCGACTCCGCCGCCGTCACCCTGGCGCCGCCGGAGGACGACCTCGAGCTCACCGACGCCCACGCCCGGGTGCTCGAGGCGCTCTCCGGCGGCGGGGCCTACTTCTTCCGCGCGCTGTCGGATGCGGTGGGCTCCACCGTCCCCCGCGAGCGGGAGGCGCCCCCAGACGCCGCGCTGGCGGACCTGCTGTGGGACCTCGTGTGGGCGGGGCACCTGACCAACGACACGCTCGCGCCGCTGCGGGCGCGCCTGGCCGGGGGGCGCACCGCGCACCGGGCCCCGCGGGCGGCGCCGCGGGCCCGCTACGGGCGCCTGCGCCCGGGCCGGCCCGGGCGGCCCGGCGCCGGGGCGCTGCCGGCGCGCTCGGGGCCGCCGACGGCGGCGGGCCGGTGGTCGCTGCTGCCCCAGGCCGAGCCGGACGCCACGGTGCGCGCCGCCGCGACGGCGGAGGTGCTGCTCGACCGGCACGGCGTCCTCACCCGCGGCGCCGTGGCCGCCGAGCGGCTGCCGGGGGGCTTCGCCGCCGTGTACCGCGTGCTCGCGGCCATGGAGGAGGCCGGCCGGGTGCGCCGCGGGTACTTCGTGGAGGGCCTCGGCGCCTCGCAGTTCGCCAGCACCGGCGCCGTCGACCGGCTGCGGGCCGCGGCCCGCCCGCTGTCGGCGGTCGGCGCCGGCCAGTGGCAGCCCTCCGACCACCGCGGGGCGGGCGGCGCCGAGGCCGACCGGCCGCGCACCGTCGTGCTGGCCGCCGCGGACCCCGCCAACCCGTACGGGGCCGCCCTGCCCTGGCCCGAGCGCGAGGCCGTGCCCGGGCGCGAGGGCGCCGTCCCCCGCAAGCGGGAGGTGCCCCCAGGCGCGGGGCACCGGCCCGGGCGCAAGGCGGGGGCGCTGGTGGTGCTGCTGGACGGCGACCTGGTCCTCTACGTCGAGCGCGGCGGGCGGACCCTGCTCTCCTTCACCGAGGACCCGCAGGCGCTGCAGGCCGGCGCGGACGCGCTCGCCCTGGCCGTGCGCGACGGGGCCCTGGGCCGGCTCACCGTCCAGCGCGCCGACGGGGAGGGCGTGCTGGCTCCCGGGGGCTCGGCGCTGGGCGCCGCCCTGGAGGCCGCGGGCTTCACCGCGACCCCGCGCGGGCTGCGGGTTCGCGCGTGA
- a CDS encoding DUF3046 domain-containing protein translates to MRASEFEQLAEQVFGRPYADSVLQDQVLGVLGDRTARQALADGVPPRDVWVALCDALDVPEERRWLDPRRRRAR, encoded by the coding sequence GTGCGGGCGAGCGAGTTCGAGCAGCTGGCCGAGCAGGTGTTCGGGCGGCCGTACGCCGACTCGGTCCTGCAGGACCAGGTCCTCGGCGTCCTCGGGGACCGCACCGCGCGCCAGGCGCTCGCGGACGGCGTGCCGCCCCGCGACGTGTGGGTCGCCCTGTGCGACGCGCTCGACGTGCCGGAGGAGCGCCGGTGGCTCGACCCGCGCCGGCGCCGCGCCCGCTGA
- a CDS encoding DUF3817 domain-containing protein — protein MPGAFRVAALLEALTWAGLLVGTWAERVARTTEAGVELFGPPHGAASTACVALALVAARTLRWPARTMLLALAASVPPVATALFEAWARRAGRLAPPARAGGPSG, from the coding sequence GTGCCGGGCGCCTTCCGGGTCGCGGCCCTCCTCGAGGCCCTCACGTGGGCGGGCCTGCTGGTCGGGACGTGGGCCGAGCGCGTCGCGCGGACGACGGAGGCCGGCGTGGAGCTGTTCGGCCCCCCGCACGGGGCCGCGTCCACCGCCTGCGTCGCGCTCGCCCTGGTGGCCGCGCGCACGCTGCGGTGGCCGGCCCGGACGATGCTGCTGGCGCTGGCGGCGAGCGTGCCGCCGGTGGCCACGGCGCTGTTCGAGGCGTGGGCGCGCCGCGCCGGGAGGCTGGCGCCGCCCGCCCGAGCCGGCGGCCCGAGCGGGTGA
- a CDS encoding S1C family serine protease — protein sequence MARSRPHPLRGALRARRAGGAGALAAVLPAASCAALLAGCAVPRPPQDPPSTAPSSTAAPSTAAPSTAPSSAAPSSAPPSPTATEAGTTQEDGARSPAGRVAGFDAVERAAVRVRNVRCGSGIATGSGFAVDERTLITNQHVVEGAEALQVSTYDGQELTVSTAGISTIADLAVVRTDQELPSHVPLAAQDPSTGDPVSVVGFPLGGPMTKSSGQVLGMADDPIGAMAEQVVATDVPVEHGSSGSALLDATGEVVGVVYAGATAGGQSYAVPVSVLSRLLAGDAPEAAPSCG from the coding sequence GTGGCGCGCTCCCGCCCGCACCCGCTGCGCGGCGCCCTGCGCGCGCGGCGCGCGGGCGGTGCGGGGGCCCTCGCCGCCGTCCTGCCCGCCGCCTCGTGCGCTGCCCTGCTCGCCGGCTGCGCCGTGCCGCGCCCGCCGCAGGACCCACCGTCCACCGCGCCGTCGTCCACCGCGGCGCCGTCCACCGCGGCGCCGTCCACCGCGCCGTCGTCCGCGGCTCCCTCGTCCGCGCCCCCGTCACCCACGGCCACCGAGGCCGGGACCACCCAGGAGGACGGGGCCCGCTCGCCGGCCGGGCGGGTCGCGGGCTTCGACGCCGTCGAGCGCGCCGCGGTGCGGGTGCGCAACGTCCGCTGCGGGTCCGGCATCGCCACCGGCTCCGGCTTCGCCGTCGACGAGCGGACCCTGATCACGAACCAGCACGTCGTGGAGGGCGCCGAGGCCCTGCAGGTGAGCACGTACGACGGGCAGGAGCTGACCGTCTCCACCGCCGGGATCAGCACCATCGCCGACCTCGCGGTCGTGCGCACCGATCAGGAGCTGCCCTCCCACGTGCCGCTCGCCGCGCAGGACCCGAGCACCGGGGACCCGGTCAGCGTCGTCGGCTTCCCCCTCGGCGGGCCCATGACCAAGAGCAGCGGGCAGGTGCTCGGGATGGCCGACGACCCGATCGGCGCCATGGCCGAGCAGGTGGTCGCCACGGACGTGCCGGTCGAGCACGGCAGCTCCGGCAGCGCCCTGCTGGACGCCACCGGCGAGGTCGTCGGCGTGGTCTACGCCGGGGCCACCGCCGGCGGCCAGTCCTACGCCGTGCCCGTCTCGGTGCTCTCCCGGCTGCTGGCCGGCGACGCGCCGGAGGCGGCGCCCTCCTGCGGCTAG